One Brevibacillus choshinensis genomic window carries:
- a CDS encoding MGMT family protein produces MRAFTLRAVSVIASIPEGKVMTYGQIAALAGSPRGARQVVRILHSMSKKYKLPWHRVINGKGKIGLQDEVSYTVQKMQLEAEGVQVSWDGTIDLANYQYIPEKLPDLLMEGMEGE; encoded by the coding sequence ATGAGAGCATTTACCCTGAGGGCAGTATCGGTCATCGCGAGTATTCCGGAGGGAAAAGTCATGACGTACGGGCAGATTGCGGCTTTGGCGGGAAGTCCCAGAGGTGCGCGGCAGGTCGTGCGCATCCTTCATTCCATGAGCAAAAAATACAAGCTGCCCTGGCACCGTGTAATCAACGGGAAGGGCAAAATCGGCTTGCAGGATGAAGTCTCCTATACGGTGCAAAAAATGCAGCTGGAAGCTGAAGGCGTGCAAGTCAGTTGGGATGGGACCATTGACCTTGCGAACTATCAATACATTCCCGAAAAGCTGCCGGATCTGCTCATGGAGGGCATGGAGGGGGAATAG
- a CDS encoding Lin0512 family protein: MEKVMFIEIGMGIDLHGQNVTKAAVRAVQNAIHHNSMPGLRMVLPENNIHNMKVNVRLAVPADSDKLDLETVRAELPYGEVTFEVVEGGMLTSSGVVIAEKEDKNDLAYVVIASVEVGY, encoded by the coding sequence ATGGAAAAAGTCATGTTTATTGAAATCGGCATGGGCATTGACCTGCACGGCCAAAACGTCACTAAGGCAGCCGTCCGCGCGGTTCAAAATGCCATTCACCACAACTCGATGCCGGGCTTGCGCATGGTGCTCCCGGAAAACAATATCCACAACATGAAAGTGAACGTTCGCCTGGCTGTGCCAGCTGATTCAGACAAGCTGGACCTCGAAACCGTCCGGGCAGAGCTTCCCTATGGGGAGGTCACTTTCGAAGTGGTCGAAGGCGGTATGCTGACCAGCAGCGGCGTTGTCATCGCGGAAAAGGAAGATAAGAATGACCTCGCGTACGTGGTCATCGCCTCCGTAGAAGTTGGATATTAG